The following is a genomic window from Polyangia bacterium.
CTGTGGGAGTTGCCGGTCAATCAACTGTCGCTGGCCGCCACCGGGTACCAGGCCATCACCGGCCTTGACTACAACATGTGGGTCAACGCCAAGATGACCGGGGATCAGGTGCTGGAGACGTTGAAGATCAACCTCATCCTGCGCATGAAGGGCGGCATGATGCCCGACGCCGCGCCGAACCGGGCGCCGATGCTGGTGGGCGGCCACAGCGATCTGTATTCGCTGCTGAACGCCGACGCCAACGCCGCGGCGCCGACGCCGGTGCTGGAACGGCGGGCGGCTATCTCGCAATTCATCGACTGGGCGCTGGCCTACGATCCGGCCGTGCGCATCGTTCCCTCCGCCGAGGTGATGCACTGGATGCAAGCGCCCGTCGGTCTGGACGGCACCAAGGGCAAATAGCCGCCGCGCACGTCGTCGCTCAGGTCGACGCGACTTGCAGGGCGTCCGAGATGATGCTCTCGACGGTCTGGAACACGCCGCCCGGTCCACCGCCGGGGCCGCTGCCGGACTGTCCGGCGCCGGCGCCAGTGGCATCAGTGCTGCTTTGCGAGGCCGCGCGCGCCGGCGGGCTACGAATCGCCGGCGGTGTTCGAGGCGGTGGCGGCGTGCAGCTCGGTCTCCAGGTCTTCCCAGGTGGCCATCAGGCGTTCGATGGTCTGCGACAGCGTGGCGTCTTCTCGTTTCAAGGCCGCGATCTCCGACGGGCTGCGCTGGTAGAACTCGCCGCTGTAGAAAAGACCTTGAAGCTCGCGCTTGCGCGCCTCGGCGGCCTCGATGTCGGCCAGCGCCTTGTCGCGCAGCTTCGGCAGTTGGGCCAGGCGGTTGCGGCGCCGTTTCTGTTCTTCCCAGCTTTCGCCGGGGGCGGGCGCGGCCGCGGTGATCGCGTCGCGGCCGGTGGCTGCTTTGCGTTCGCGCTTGGCCTTCAAGAGCACCGCCTCGCCGTCCAGGTGGTCGTCGCCGCATCTTTCCAGGTACTCGCTGTACGTGCCGGCAAAGTCGCGCAGGCCATCGGGGGTGATCTCGACGATGCGCGTGGCCAGCTGCGAGACGAACCAGCGATCGTGCGACACGAACAGCACGGTGCCTTGATACGCCGCCAGCGCGTCGCGCAGGGCGTGGATGGCTTCCAGGTCCAGGTGATTGGTCGGCTCGTCCAGCACCAGCACGTTCGGTTTCTGCACCGCCAGCACGGCGAAGACCAGGCGCGCCGCCTCGCCACCCGACAGCAGGCCCACCCGTTTGTCCACGTCATGGCCGGAGAACAGCACCCGCCCCAGTTGTCCGCGCACGTAGGTCGGGCTTTCCGCCGGGCACAGCGCCGACAATAGCTCCAGCGGCGTGGCCTGCGGATCGTCCAATACCTCCCGGTGATCTTGCGGGAAATATCCGGGGCGCGTCTCGTGGCCCCACTTGATGGCGCCGCCGTCGGCGCCCAGGCGCTCGACGGCGATCTTCAGCAGCGTCGATTTGCCCAGGCCGTTCGGCCCGATGATGGCGATTCGTTCGTTTCGCCGCACCACCAGCGACACGTCGGACAGCACGCGCTTGTCGCCGTAAGTCTTGCTGACGTGTTTCAGCTCCAGGACCTCGCGGCCGCTGGGCCGTTCGGGCGCGAACTTCAGCTGCGGGGTGCGGCGCGACGTCTCGGCGATGTCCTCCACCTCGATGCGTTCGATCTGCTTCAGGCGGCTTTGCGCCTGCGACGCCTTGGTGGCCTTGGCGCCGAAACGTTCGACGAAGGCGCGCTTGCGGGCGATCTCTTCCTGGGCGCGGGCGATGCGCGTCTCTTTCAACCCGCGCGCCGCTGCTTTCTCCATCATCGCCGTCGAGTAATTGCCGACGTACGACGTGATGGTTCCGTAGTCGACGTCCAGCGTGTGGGTGGTGACGTTGTCCAAAAAGCGCTGGTCGTGCGAGATGATCACCGCGCAGCCGGCATAACCGGCCAGGAATTTTTCCAGCCAGCGGATGGTCAGGATGTCGAGGTGGTTGGTCGGCTCGTCGAGCAGCAGCACGTCGACGCCGCCCACCAGGACCTGCGCCAGCAAGACGCGCAGCTTGAACCCGCCCGACAGCGTCGACAGCGGCGCGCGGTGCAAGGTGGTGGGAATGCCCAGACCTTCCAGCACCGCGCTTGATCGCGCCTCCAAGGTATAGCCGTCGTGGGCGGCGATCAGATCTTCCAGATCGCCGACGCTGGCCGCTTCGTCCAGCGAGCCGCTGGCGGCGATCCGGCGCTGTTCGCAAAGCGCGTTCCAGACGATCCCGTCGCCGCGCATGGCCAGGTCCAGGATGATTGCATCGTCATCAAGAAACCGATCCTGGCGCAACACGCCCATCCGCGCGCGCTTGGGGATGGTCACCGTGCCTTCCGACGATTCTTCGTCGCCGGCCACGATGCGCAGGAACGTGCTCTTGCCTGAACCGTTGGCGCCCACCAGCCCATAGCGGCAGCCGTCGTTCAGCAGCAGCGACACGTCGGTGAACAGAACCCGGGCGCCGTATTCCTTGCCGATGTTGGTGGTGGAGATCATGGGTGGTTGCCGGTGCCGGGTGGCGGGGCGGTACCGTAGCACCGTCGCTGGCCGGCTGTTGGTTAGCCCGCGGTTGTCCTGATTTTTCCGGCAGATCGCCGCTGGCGCACGACAGTAGATGACAGCGGTGGCAACCAACACTATGCTGACCGGTCGCTTGGAACGGCTAGACGAAATATCCGTCGACGACACGGGTGGGGTTCCGCGCGCCGATGCCGGCGCGGGCGGTGCTCCGGGGCCGGCCGCGCCGACCATCGTGGCCGAAGAAGAGGCCCTGCTGAGCGTGGTGCTGCGGCGCCTGGACAGCGAGAAGAAAAAGACCCGCGCCCCGGTCGACGACGCCGGCAGCCTGATCGAACTGCGTGACGCCCTGGCCGAGGCCAAACCCGAAGACCAAGGTTCGATCCTGGAACAGATGCACCGGATCGAAGCGCTGTCGCGCCAGCGCGGCAAGGGCGACAACCCGCCCATCGATCGCAAGTCGCCGTACTTTGGCCACCTGCGCCTGGAAGAAGGCGGCAAGCGCCGCGACGTCTTGATCGGCGCCCGCAGCTTTGTCGAACCGGGCGGCGGCGTGCAGATCGTCGACTGGCGAAACGCGCCCGTGTCGCGGCTGTTCTATCGTTATGAAGAGGGCGATTCGTACGAAGAGCAGCTGGGCGATCGCCTGGTCGAAGGCGAGATCGTCGCCCGCCGCACGGTGGCCATCGTCGAAGCCCAGCTGCGCCGGGTGGCCTCGCCGCAGGGGACGTTTTCGCGCGACCTGCGCACCAATGACTGGCGGGCCGTCGCCACCCAGCAGGCCAAGCTGCAGATCGCCCGCGACGGCACGGCGACGATCATCCCGTCGCGCCCGCCGCTGCCGGGACGCAGCGGCGCCGCCGCACCCGCGCTGCCGCCGCCGCCCCCGACGCGCGGCAAGCTGGGTTTCGATGACGCGGGCGGCGGGCGCAGCCCGGACCGCCACCTGCCGGCCATCGCCGCGCTGATCGATCCACGCCAGTTCGAATTGATCACCCAGCCCAGCTCGGGGTTGATCGCCGTGCAGGGCTCGGCCGGCAGCGGCAAGACGACCATCGGATTGCACCGCATCGCCTACCTGGCGTTCGCCGAGCCGCGCCGCTTTCGACCCGAACGCATGCTGGTGGTGGTGTACCAGCGCGCGCTGGCCAGCTACGTGTCGCGGGTGCTACCGTCGCTGGACGTCGACGGCGTGGCGGTGCAGACGTTCGCCGACTGGGCGGACACGGTCCGCAAGCTGGCGCTGCCGCTGCTGCAAGCGCCGCTGACCGACGACACGCCGCCCTTGGTGATCCGAGCCAAGTCGCACGGGGCCATGCTGCGTGTCGTGGCCGACCGGCAGGAAGCGATGCAAACGTCCCTGCGCGAGCGGCTGGCCCGCGAGCTGGACGGCAAGCCCGGGCGCGACGCCACCCTGGCCTTTTGGGATCAAACGCGCGGACCGGCCGACACCCGCGTCACCGCGCTGGCGATGTGGATCAAAGGAGCCGCCGACATAGATCCCGCCACGCGCAACGCCATCGAGAATGTCGGCCGGGCCTTGCGTTCGATCACCCGCGACGTCACCGGCGAGTGGGCGGCGCTGCTGACCGATCGGCGCGCGCTGGGTGAAGGCTTTGCCCGCCACGCGCCCGGATTTTTCAGCGAAGGTCAGCTGGACGACATCCACCGCTGGTGCGTGGCGCGCGAACGGCTGCGCCACGCGCCCAAGGACGGCGACGACGCCGGCGAGGTCTACGGCCTTGATCCCGAAGACGACGCGCTGCTGCTGCGCATCTACCAGTTGCAGCGCGGGCTGCTGCCGGGCGCCAAGGGGCCGCCGCTGGCGTACGAGCACCTGATGGTCGACGAGGTGCAGGATTTTTCGCCGGTCGAGCTGGCCGTGTTACTGGACACCACCACGCGCCAGCGCTCGGTCACCTTGGCGGGCGACACCGCGCAGGCCATCGCCCCCGAGCACGGCTTCACCAACTGGCGCGCGCTGCTGGACGATCTCGGGATCCCGCACGAACGCATCGAGCCGCTCCGGGTCAGCTATCGATCGACGCGAGAGATCGTCGACTGCGCCGAGCACGTGCTGGGCCCTCTGCAAGGTGACGTGCGCCCGGTGGCGCCGCGCGCCGGCGCGCCGGTGGAGGCGTTCGGTTTCGCCTCGGCCGGCGAGGCCAGCGAGTTTCTGTCGCACGCCCTGAAAGAATTGATCCGCAACGAGCCGACGGCATCCGTGGCGCTGGTGGCGCGGCACCCGGAGCAAGCGCGTCTTTATTACGACGCCTTGTCGCGCGCGGAGGTCCCAACGTTGCGTTTGGTGGCCGACCAGGATTTCTCGTTCACCGCCGGCATCGACGTCACCGACGTGCGCCAGACCAAGGGCCTGGAATTCGACATCGTCATTCTGCTGGAGGCCGGCGACACGTCGTATCCGGTGGCCGACGACGCGCGGCGGTTGTTGCACGTGGCAATGACCCGCGCCGCGCACCAACTGTGGATCACCTACACCGGGCGCCCGTCGCCCCTGCTTCCCGACGAGCTGCGGGGCTAGCGCGAAGCGAGCGAGCGCTACGCGGTCTGAAAAAAACGGTTCAACGCCCAGACGTCGCGCGCGCGCAGCCCTTCGAAGCGGATGCCGATGCCGATGGGATCGGCTGGCCCTTTGCGCACCACCCAGCGGACATCGCCAGCCACTTCGATCGCTTCGGGCTGGGTCGGCAAGACAAAACGGAGCTGCACGGCTGTGCCGATGGCGGCTGCTTCTTGCACTTCGACGTAAAGACCGCCCAGCGAGATGTTCCGCGTTCGGGCCACCCGCTTTTTCCCCTCCAAAAACAGCTCGACCTCTAGCTGTCGGTCATATCGGGGGTCGATTCGTCGAAAGTGTTCTGCCAAAGCGCCTCTTGAAAACGTCAGCCGACCGCCGACGCCGAAATGAACGGTGAGAGATCATCATACAGGAAAGCGGCGACGAACGACATTCCGGAGCCGCGTCTTCCGACCGCGCGTCGGCTCCGTCGATTCAGCGTGCCGGCCTACGGCGTCGTCGGAAAGTCCGGACACAAGCTGGGGTCGCCGGTGTCTTCGGCGGGCGACCAGGGCTTCAAGTTGTACGTCGGGGCGAACCCCGAGCCCCAGCATTCGTCTTGCTGCGCGCCGGCGGCGTCACCGGCGATCACCGCGGCCTGCGTGCGGCCGGCGCCCGCGCCGAAAAATCCGGCCGCCACAGTGGTCAGCACGAGCACGACACTGACTGCTTGCTTCTTACATTTCATAAAACACCGCCGCGGCCAGCTCCCCGTAACCGAGAGAGCGATTTTCGTCGACGTTGTAAAGAGGTAGTGCACGCGCCCGCGGGCGACCACGCCCAGCGAGTGCCAGAGGCGCGTGCTGACCCCGGTGCGGCCACTCGGCGACGATCGAGATGGCCAGCGCCAGCTCGCTGAACTTGAAGGGCAGTGTCAGTGGGCAGGTTCACCGCGCCGCGCGCGCTGCCGGCGGCGAAATCGAACGACCACACCCGGTTGCGCCGGGAAAAATCATGCAGTTGCAATTCCAATCCTCAGTGCCATCGGCGCCAAAAGGACAATCGCAACAAGAGCGGCAGGAGGGCGTGCCCTGGTGCCTCCTCTTCGATCGTTGATGGTGCCGCTTTTATTCGGCCGCAAAAGGCGGCTGCTCAAACCGATCGACACCGCTGCGGTGAAAAATAGAAAACGATCGCCGCTGCTTACAATGTGGGCCGGCCGGTCACCCCACGGGCCCGCCAGGACAATCGCGCACGTGCCGGCGCGGCGGGGCTCAGGGCGTCTTTTCGGATTCGCCCGACGGGGCGGGCGGCGGGGGCGCCGGCTCTTCGGTGTTCTCGTGCTTGGGCTCGGGCGCTGTTGCGCCTTGCGGTGGCAGCAATGACGGATCAGGCGCCATCATATTCTTGAGCTCCATCATGCCGTGGCGCAGGTGGTCGCTGCTGCTACCGCCGGAAGCGCGCGGTTTCTTGCCGGTGCGCTCGCGCGATTCGGCGGCGGTGGCGGGGCTCGCGGCTTCAGCGGGCGCCGGCTTCTTGGCAACGGCGGGCTCGCTCTCGCCTGCGGCGCCGGCCGTGCCGGGCGTCTTCGACGGCGGGCTGGTCGTCGCCGGTTTGCTGGGGCCGGCGGCGGTCGAATCAACCGGGCCTCCGGCGCGCGCTGTTGGATCTTGCACGCGGAAGCCCATGTAGCTGCCGGCCAACCAGGCGCCCACCACCAGCAGCGCTCCGACGAAAAAGATCGTCAAAAGGCCCCGCCCGCCGCTGCGCCGTCGCCGCCGCCCGGGCGGTCCGCCCTCGTCGTCGGGCACCGGCAGCGAGAACTCGGCGCGCGACTGGCGCGCCGACACCGGCGCTTCCTTGTCATCGGGCACCGGCAACAAATTCTCTGACGAGCGGTGGCGGGTGGTGCGCGGCCGCGATTCGTTTTCCGCGCGGCCGAGAACATCCAGCGACGTCTCCTCTTCGCCCACGTCGAGAGGCTGCGACGCCGAATCGCTGAGCACGACGTCCTTGCCTTCCATCTCGCCGCTACCGGGCGACATCGCCGACGGCTGCGAGGCCGCCTTGCCGATGGAATCGACGCCGTCGGTGGCGTGCAGGTCGGCCAGCCAGCGTTTGAGCTCGGTCTGTCCGACGGGCTGGAACACCGTGCGCATCACCCGCTCGACGTCGATCAACATCTCGTCCGCGCTTTGGTAACGCTGTTCGGGTTGCAGGTGCATGGCGCGCGAGATGACCGTCGCCAACGCTGGCTCCATGTCCGGGCGCGCCTTGTCGGGTGGACGGAAGTCGGCCTTCTGCACGCGCAACAACGTTTCCAGATCGGTCGGTGCCTCGAAGGGCCGCTTGCCGGCCATCAGCAGGTACAACATTGTCCCCACCGAGAACAGATCCGAACGCGCGTCGATGGCCTTGCCCATCGCCTGCTCGGGCGACATGAAGGCGACCTTGCCTTTGACCACGCCGGTGCCGGTGTGCTCGCGCTTGTTCATCGCCTTGGCGATGCCAAAATCGGTCAGCTTCACCTCGCCCTGCTCGCTGATGAGGACGTTGTGCGGGCTGACGTCGCGGTGAACGATGCCGAGCGGCTTGCCGTCCTGGGTCTTGCCGTGCGCGTAAGACAGGGCGCGGCAGATCTCGGCGGTCATATAAAGACCAAGCTCGCGCGGCAACGGCATGCCGGCGTTGTTCGAACGCTGCAGCACCCGCCCCAGATCCCAGCCGTCGACCAGCTCCAGCACCAGAAAGTACCGCCCGCCGGCGAGGCCCAGATCCAGAATCTGCACGATGTTGCTGTGCGACAGGCTCATCGAGATGTGGGCTTCGTCGATGAACATGTTGCGGAACTGGGGGTCGGCGTAGATCGTCCCGTGCACCCGTTTCAGCACCACGGTCTTCTGGAAACCTTCGCGTCCGATCTGGGTGGCGAGAAAGATCTCGGCCATGCCGCCGTCCGCGACCTTCCTGACAATCTTGTATCGCCCGTGCTTCGCCATCCGCGCTCTGCGGACGTTAGCACTATCCAGGCCGGATTGGCCGCGGCGGGGCCCCGAAGTTTCCATGCGTTTTGTGGTGTTGGCGCCAGGTGGTCGGTCAGCTTGGCGCAAGGGGCAATCGCCGTCGCCGTCGGGCCAGCAACACCACCGTCGGAAGGCCGACGAGAATTTCCGCTGTCCGGTTCCCGGATGCAGGCGAATCGCCGCCCATTGCGCAAGAACCATCGGGAGTAGGGTTCACCCGATCTAACGGGCACATGCTCTTCACGCCTTCATCGATCCGGCCGTTGCAGTTGTCGTCCAGGCCGTTTCGGCTGGCGCTACCACTTTGACAGTTCGGGGTTCACGGCCAGCTTGATGCCGCGGATGGCGTCGTTGAACCGCACGCGCTGTTCGTTCAGCGACAGGTCCAGCTCGATCAATTTCTTACCCAAGGTGTCCAGGCGGGCCGAGTCGGCGGCCAGACGGGCAGTCAGCTTGGCGCGCAGGTCGGCGGCGGCGCTGTTCTTCTCCAGCGCCTTCAAGTTGGCGCGCGTCTCCTCGGTGGCGCGCCGGCGGTCGGCGTCCTCGGCGGCCAACTTTTCTCGATCTTCGCCGGCGCGCACCAGGGCCTTGCGGAGCTCCCAGGCCGCCGCCAGCGGTGTCTTCACCGCCGGATCGCCACCAGCGTCGCCGAGGTAGGCCTTCACCGCGTCGTCGGCCAACGGCGCCAGCCAATCGACCGCGGTGATGATCGGCTGCCGTTCGTCGACGGTGACGGTGGCGGTGGCGTGCGGGCTCACCGTCGCCGGCACCAGCGCGCTGCCCGCGCCCACGTTGTCTTCGGTGCCGGTGGGCGGCTTTTCCAGGCGGGCGCCGGCGGTGCGCGGGTGCTTCAGCAGCACCTTGGCCGCGCGGCCGGCGCCGTTGCGCACGCGATAGCTGGTCAGCGTGACGCCGTCGCGGGCGACGGTCAGTGTGCCCGCTTCGATGTGGAAAATGCGGGCTCCTTCTTCGCGGTAGGCGTGATCCTTGTCGACGGCCACCGTGTGTTCCAGGGCGAACGGAACCGTCGCGGTGGCGCCCACTGGCAGCGGATCGGTCATGCCCTGGCCCAGGAAGCCGCCGTCGCTGCCGGCCGAGAAAATGGCCATCGGCCCCTTTTCCAGCAGGCCGCCGGTGGTGTTGGTAAAGCGCGCCACGCGAAACGGGTGCGACGCCGATTCGGGCACGCCGTCGTCGGGAGCGTAAAGCGAGATGGCCTCGCCGGTGACCTGCTTGTCCATCAACAAGACCATGGTGGCGTTCTTGTCAGGCAGGGTGATCGGCACCGGGATCTCGTAGCGGGTGGCGCCCGCTTGCAAGGCCACCGCCGCCAGCGCCGACAGATTGCGGGCCTCGCGCGAATACGCCGGCGCGGCGGGCGCCGCCCATTTGTCCATCAAGCGGGGAGCGGCGCCACCGACGGTCGAGGGACCACGCGATGCTTTTTTCCTCT
Proteins encoded in this region:
- a CDS encoding serine/threonine-protein kinase — protein: MVLAQWAAIRLHPGTGQRKFSSAFRRWCCWPDGDGDCPLRQADRPPGANTTKRMETSGPRRGQSGLDSANVRRARMAKHGRYKIVRKVADGGMAEIFLATQIGREGFQKTVVLKRVHGTIYADPQFRNMFIDEAHISMSLSHSNIVQILDLGLAGGRYFLVLELVDGWDLGRVLQRSNNAGMPLPRELGLYMTAEICRALSYAHGKTQDGKPLGIVHRDVSPHNVLISEQGEVKLTDFGIAKAMNKREHTGTGVVKGKVAFMSPEQAMGKAIDARSDLFSVGTMLYLLMAGKRPFEAPTDLETLLRVQKADFRPPDKARPDMEPALATVISRAMHLQPEQRYQSADEMLIDVERVMRTVFQPVGQTELKRWLADLHATDGVDSIGKAASQPSAMSPGSGEMEGKDVVLSDSASQPLDVGEEETSLDVLGRAENESRPRTTRHRSSENLLPVPDDKEAPVSARQSRAEFSLPVPDDEGGPPGRRRRRSGGRGLLTIFFVGALLVVGAWLAGSYMGFRVQDPTARAGGPVDSTAAGPSKPATTSPPSKTPGTAGAAGESEPAVAKKPAPAEAASPATAAESRERTGKKPRASGGSSSDHLRHGMMELKNMMAPDPSLLPPQGATAPEPKHENTEEPAPPPPAPSGESEKTP
- a CDS encoding ABC-F family ATP-binding cassette domain-containing protein translates to MISTTNIGKEYGARVLFTDVSLLLNDGCRYGLVGANGSGKSTFLRIVAGDEESSEGTVTIPKRARMGVLRQDRFLDDDAIILDLAMRGDGIVWNALCEQRRIAASGSLDEAASVGDLEDLIAAHDGYTLEARSSAVLEGLGIPTTLHRAPLSTLSGGFKLRVLLAQVLVGGVDVLLLDEPTNHLDILTIRWLEKFLAGYAGCAVIISHDQRFLDNVTTHTLDVDYGTITSYVGNYSTAMMEKAAARGLKETRIARAQEEIARKRAFVERFGAKATKASQAQSRLKQIERIEVEDIAETSRRTPQLKFAPERPSGREVLELKHVSKTYGDKRVLSDVSLVVRRNERIAIIGPNGLGKSTLLKIAVERLGADGGAIKWGHETRPGYFPQDHREVLDDPQATPLELLSALCPAESPTYVRGQLGRVLFSGHDVDKRVGLLSGGEAARLVFAVLAVQKPNVLVLDEPTNHLDLEAIHALRDALAAYQGTVLFVSHDRWFVSQLATRIVEITPDGLRDFAGTYSEYLERCGDDHLDGEAVLLKAKRERKAATGRDAITAAAPAPGESWEEQKRRRNRLAQLPKLRDKALADIEAAEARKRELQGLFYSGEFYQRSPSEIAALKREDATLSQTIERLMATWEDLETELHAATASNTAGDS
- a CDS encoding 3'-5' exonuclease, with the protein product MATNTMLTGRLERLDEISVDDTGGVPRADAGAGGAPGPAAPTIVAEEEALLSVVLRRLDSEKKKTRAPVDDAGSLIELRDALAEAKPEDQGSILEQMHRIEALSRQRGKGDNPPIDRKSPYFGHLRLEEGGKRRDVLIGARSFVEPGGGVQIVDWRNAPVSRLFYRYEEGDSYEEQLGDRLVEGEIVARRTVAIVEAQLRRVASPQGTFSRDLRTNDWRAVATQQAKLQIARDGTATIIPSRPPLPGRSGAAAPALPPPPPTRGKLGFDDAGGGRSPDRHLPAIAALIDPRQFELITQPSSGLIAVQGSAGSGKTTIGLHRIAYLAFAEPRRFRPERMLVVVYQRALASYVSRVLPSLDVDGVAVQTFADWADTVRKLALPLLQAPLTDDTPPLVIRAKSHGAMLRVVADRQEAMQTSLRERLARELDGKPGRDATLAFWDQTRGPADTRVTALAMWIKGAADIDPATRNAIENVGRALRSITRDVTGEWAALLTDRRALGEGFARHAPGFFSEGQLDDIHRWCVARERLRHAPKDGDDAGEVYGLDPEDDALLLRIYQLQRGLLPGAKGPPLAYEHLMVDEVQDFSPVELAVLLDTTTRQRSVTLAGDTAQAIAPEHGFTNWRALLDDLGIPHERIEPLRVSYRSTREIVDCAEHVLGPLQGDVRPVAPRAGAPVEAFGFASAGEASEFLSHALKELIRNEPTASVALVARHPEQARLYYDALSRAEVPTLRLVADQDFSFTAGIDVTDVRQTKGLEFDIVILLEAGDTSYPVADDARRLLHVAMTRAAHQLWITYTGRPSPLLPDELRG
- a CDS encoding PilZ domain-containing protein, with protein sequence MAEHFRRIDPRYDRQLEVELFLEGKKRVARTRNISLGGLYVEVQEAAAIGTAVQLRFVLPTQPEAIEVAGDVRWVVRKGPADPIGIGIRFEGLRARDVWALNRFFQTA
- a CDS encoding DUF4139 domain-containing protein produces the protein MKRPPPLCESAALTVLLIATAGCVHAPVAAPGLALKKVVIYRNGVGYFERAGRVDGDRVQFQVRQNEVGDFLASLAVLERGGSSVRSASFPLSLDPPQAGAPEARKSPLQTVTMHLDGARHDLQVGYIAETPVWRPSYRLVLDQWEAKASLQAWGIVENLSGEDWNDVSLSLIAEAPLAFDASLATPVIPPRPIVSDGGEVIAVVPKSETSLSQAAAPPPAPAPPPAAEMESAAPESTDKNPGGSPKRKKASRGPSTVGGAAPRLMDKWAAPAAPAYSREARNLSALAAVALQAGATRYEIPVPITLPDKNATMVLLMDKQVTGEAISLYAPDDGVPESASHPFRVARFTNTTGGLLEKGPMAIFSAGSDGGFLGQGMTDPLPVGATATVPFALEHTVAVDKDHAYREEGARIFHIEAGTLTVARDGVTLTSYRVRNGAGRAAKVLLKHPRTAGARLEKPPTGTEDNVGAGSALVPATVSPHATATVTVDERQPIITAVDWLAPLADDAVKAYLGDAGGDPAVKTPLAAAWELRKALVRAGEDREKLAAEDADRRRATEETRANLKALEKNSAAADLRAKLTARLAADSARLDTLGKKLIELDLSLNEQRVRFNDAIRGIKLAVNPELSKW